From the genome of Miscanthus floridulus cultivar M001 chromosome 10, ASM1932011v1, whole genome shotgun sequence, one region includes:
- the LOC136489181 gene encoding uncharacterized protein yields the protein MKIIAWNCRGLGNRPAVNGLLELQKTENADILFLSETKLDKPRMERFKWLLGLGNMVVRNCVGKGGGIAVFWRQGVDVSLRNYSDNHIGMDILEADGFGWWFTGMYGFPQTEFKHRTWTLLRDLRAQDDLPWLCAGDFNEILFQYEKEGGCARPQVQMDRFRDAIEFCELQDLGFEGDVFTWHNQQTRVEGYVRERLDRALANVAWQQRFWMVVVQNGDPRHSDHRPVIIATEGRERRSGGGDKPFRFQASWLEEEHCDDIVKDGWEKGVADGLVSVTQLVDRVSGVLGEWSCNVLGDLEKRCRKLKRELESCRRSRLSKDGVEQEALLWFRLDRVEEQTNIYWKQRSHVKWLEKGDRNTQFFHAACSERKRRNRIGNLRNGEGGWVENEVEKQEFIANYFMQLFRSDVVGDAQQILDAVHPCVTPEMNVYLLADFTAEEVKEALESIGDLKAPGPDDNILIAYELTHYMRNKRRGAEGWAAVKLDMSKAYDWVEWI from the exons ATGAAGATCATTGCCTGGAACTGCCGGGGTTTGGGCAACCGCCCGGCAGTGAATGGTCTTCTGGAATTGCAGAAGACTGAGAATGCTGACATTCTGTTTTTGTCTGAAACAAAATTGGACAAGCCAAGGATGGAGCGTTTCAAATGGTTGCTAGGTCTGGGAAATATGGTGGTACGTAACTGTGTAGGAAAAGGCGGGGGTATTGCAGTGTTTTGGCGGCAGGGGGTTGATGTGAGCCTGAGGAATTATTCTGATAATCACATTGGCATGGATATTTTGGAAGCTGATGGGTTTGGTTGGTGGTTCACGGGTATGTATGGGTTTCCTCAAACCGAGTTTAAACATAGAACTTGGACTCTGTTGAGGGATCTTCGTGCTCAGGACGATCTGCCTTGGTTGTGTGCTGGGGATTTCAATGAAATTCTCTTCCAGTATGAGAAGGAGGGTGGATGTGCAAGGCCACAAGTGCAAATGGATAGATTCAGGGACGCCATAGAGTTTTGTGAGCTGCAAGATCTTGGTTTTGAGGGGGATGTATTCACTTGGCACAATCAGCAAACAAGGGTGGAAGGGTATGTACGAGAGAGGCTTGATAGAGCGCTGGCTAATGTGGCTTGGCAGCAGAGGTTCTGGATGGTTGTAGTTCAGAACGGTGATCCACGTCACTCTGATCACCGTCCAGTGATCATTGCAACcgaagggagggagaggaggagtGGCGGTGGAGATAAACCTTTTAGGTTTCAAGCAAGTTGGCTTGAGGAGGAGCACTGCGATGATATTGTCAAGGATGGGTGGGAGAAGGGAGTTGCTGATGGGTTGGTGTCTGTGACGCAGTTAGTGGATAGGGTCTCAGGAGTTTTGGGGGAGTGGAGTTGTAATGTGCTTGGTGATTTAGAGAAGAGATGTAGAAAGCTAAAGAGAGAGCTTGAATCCTGTAGACGGAGTCGGCTCAGCAAGGATGGGGTGGAGCAAGAGGCGTTGTTGTGGTTCAGGTTGGATAGAGTTGAGGAGCAAACTAATATCTATTGGAAACAAAGGTCGCATGTAAAATGGTTGGAGAAGGGCGATAGAAACACTCAGTTTTTCCATGCTGCATGTtcagagagaaagaggagaaataGGATAGGAAATTTGAGGAATGGAGAGGGGGGTTGGGTGGAGAATGAAGTAGAGAAGCAGGAGTTTATTGCTAACTACTTTATGCAGCTTTTCAGGTCGGATGTTGTCGGAGATGCGCAGCAAATTCTTGATGCTGTGCACCCTTGCGTGACGCCGGAAATGAATGTGTATCTTCTAGCTGATTTTACAGCTGAGGAGGTCAAGGAGGCGTTGGAGTCCATTGGTGATTTAAAGGCGCCGGGACCGGATG ATAATATATTGATAGCTTATGAGCTCACTCATTATATGCGCAATAAGCGGAGGGGTGCAGAAGGGTGGGCTGCTGTGAAATTGGATATGAGCAAGGCTTATGATTGGGTTGAATGGATATGA